The genomic segment TTCGCCAACCCCTGCTTCACCCAGATCCACCCCACCTGCATCCCGCGCACCGGCGACCACCAGTCGAAGCTGACGCTGATGAGTGAGTCGCTGCGCAACGACGGCCGCATCTGGGTGCCGAAGGCCAAGGGCGACGACCGGCCGGCCGCCGAGATCCCCGAGGACGAGCGCGACTACTACCTGGAGCGCATCTACCCCTCCTTCGGCAACCTGGTGCCGCGTGACATCGCTTCGCGCGCCGCGAAGAACGTGTGCGACGAGGGGCGCGGGGTCGGCCCCGGCGGCCAGGGCGTCTATCTCGACTTCGCCGATGCCATCCAGCGGATGGGCAAGAAGAAGGTCGAGGAGAAGTACGGCAACCTCTTCGACATGTACGAGCGGATCACCGCGGAGAACCCGTTCGAGGTGCCGATGCGGATCTACCCCGCCGTGCACTACACGATGGGCGGCCTCTGGGTCGACTACGACCTCCAGACCACCGTCCCCGGTCTCTTCGCCATCGGTGAGGCCAACTTCTCCGACCACGGCGCCAACCGGCTCGGCGCGAGCGCCCTCATGCAGGGCCTCGCCGACGGCTACTTCGTGCTGCCGTCCACCATCAACGACTACCTCGCCCGCAACCCGCACAAGGACGAGGTGAGCGACGACCACCCGGTCGTGCAGGAGGTGCTCGCCGAGACCGAGGACCGCCTCAACCTGCTCCTGTCCGTCGACGGCGACCGCACCCCCGACTCCTTCCACCGCGAACTCGGCGAAGTGATGTGGGAGTTCTGCGGGATGGCGCGCACGGAGAGCGGTCTGCGCAAGGCCCTCGAGCGCATCCCGCAGATCCGCGAGGAGTTCTGGCGCCGCATCAAGGTGCCCGGCACCGGCGAGGAGTTCAACCAGTCCCTGGAGAAGGCGAACCGCATCGTCGACTACCTCGAACTCGCCGAGCTGATGTGCCTCGACGCCCTGCACCGCGCCGAGTCCTGCGGCGGCCACTTCCGCGAGGAGTCCCAGACCCCGGACGGCGAGGCGGCCCGCGTGGACGAGGAGTTCTCGTACGCCGCCGCCTGGGAGTTCACCGACACCGGCGCCGCCCCCGTCCTCCACAAAGAAGACCTCGTCTTCGAGTACGTCCACCCCACCCAGCGGAGCTACGCATGAAGCTCACCCTGCGCGTCTGGCGCCAGAAGAACGCCGACGCCGACGGAGCGATGTCCACGTACGAAGTGGACGGAATCTCCTCCGACATGTCCTTCCTCGAAATGCTCGACACCCTCAACGAAGAGCTCATCGTCAAGGGCGAGGACCCCGTCGCCTTCGACCACGACTGCCGCGAGGGCATCTGCGGCGCCTGCTCGCTCGTCATCAACGGCGACGCGCACGGCCCCGAGCGCACCACCACCTGCCAGCTCCACATGCGTTCCTTCGAGGACGGCGACACGATCGACATCGAGCCGTGGCGCGCCTCGGCCTTCCCGGTCGTCAAGGACCTGGTGGTGGACCGGTCCGCCTTCGACCGCATCATCCAGTCCGGCGGCTACATCAGCGCGCCGACCGGCTCGGCGCCGGAGGCGCACGCCGCGCCGGTGCCCAAGCCGGACGCGGACTCGGCGTTCGAGCACGCCGAGTGCATCGGCTGCGGGGCGTGTGTGGCGGCCTGCCCCAACGGGTCGGCGATGCTCTTCACCTCCGCCAAGGTCAACCACCTGAACGTGCTTCCGCAGGGTGCGCCCGAGCGGGAGACGCGCGTCCTCGACATGGTCGCGCAGATGGACGCCGAGGGCTTCGGCGGCTGCACGCTCGCCGGTGAGTGCGCCACCGCCTGCCCGAAGGGCATTCCGCTGCCGTCCATCGCCGCCATGAACAAGGAGTGGCTGCGGGCCACCCGGAAGGTGAGCCGGTAGCCCGACGCCTATCGCAGCGTTCGGCGCGCCCGCGCCAGGTACGGCGCCGTGCGGCTGCCCTCCGCGCGGGCCACCTCCGCGGGCGGGCCCGCCGCCACCACGAGTCCGCCGCGGTCGCCGCCGCCGGGACCGAGGTCGATGACCCAGTCCGCGCCGGCGACCACCGCCATGTCGTGCTCGACGACGACCACGGAGTTGCCGCCGTCGACCAGTTCGTGCAGGCGGCGGGTGAGGACTTCCACGTCGGCGGGGTGCAGGCCGGTCGTGGGCTCGTCCAGGAGGTAGAGCGTGTGGCCGCGCCGGACGCGCTGCAACTCACTGGCCAGCTTGATGCGTTGGGCCTCGCCGCCCGAGAGCTCCGTGGCGGGCTGGCCGAGGCGCAGATAGCCGAGGCCCACGTCAAGCAGCGTGCGCAGGCTGCGTATGACGGCCGGGGTGTCGGCGAAGAAGTCCGCTGCGGCCTCGACGGTCAGGTCGAGCACCTCCGCGATGTTGCGCCCCTGGTACGTCACTTCGAGCGTCTCGGGGTTGTAGCGGGCGCCCGCGCAGTCGGGGCAGGGCGCGTACGTGCTCGGCAGGAAGAGCAGCTCGACGCTGACGAAACCCTCGCCCTGGCAGGTCTCGCACCGGCCGCCCGCCACGTTGAAGGAGAAGCGGCCGACGCCGTAACCACGCTCCTTCGCCGTGTCCGTGGCCGCGAAGACCTTGCGCACGACGTCGAAGAGCCCGGTGTACGTGGCGAGGTTGGAGCGAGGGGTGCGCCCGATCGGCTTCTGGTCGACACACACCAGCCGCCCGACCCCCGGCAGCTCCTCGGTGATCTCGCCGACGAGCGTGGACTTCCCCGACCCCGACACGCCCGTGACGGCGGTGAAGGCGCCGAGGGGGATCTCCGCCGTCACGCCGCGCAGGTTGTGCCGGGTGACCGGGCCGACCTTCAACCAGCCCTGCGCCGGGCGTACGTCGCGTACGGGCGGGGCCGCGCGGTCGAAGAGGAAGCGGGCCGTCGCCGACTCGTCGACGCCTTCGAGCTCCGCCACCGGGCCGCTGTGCAGGACACGCCCGCCGTGCTCGCCCGCCTGCGGACCGACGTCGACGAGCCAGTCCGCGTGCCGTACGACATCGAGATGGTGCTCCACGACGAAGACGGAGTTGCCCGCCGCCTTGAGCCGGTCGAGGACCGTCAACAGGGCCTCCGTGTCGGCCGGATGCAGTCCCGCCGACGGCTCGTCCAGGACGTACACGACGCCGAAGAGGCCCGAGCGCAGCTGCGTCGCGAGGCGCAGCCGCTGCAGTTCGCCCGCCGACAGGGTGGGCGTGGCGCGGTCCGGGCTGAGGTAGCCGAGACCGAGCTCGGTGACCGTCGCGATGCGGGCGAGCAGGTCCTCGGTCAGGACACGCGCCGTCTCGGACGTGTCCGCCGCCCCGGCCAGGGCTTCGGCGAGCTCGGACAGCGGCAGCGCGGCGAGCTCGGCGATCGTACGGCCCGCGAACGTCACCGCCATCGCCTCCGGACGCAGCCTGCTCCCGCCGCACGCGGGACACGGCGCGCTCGCCAGGAACCGCTCGGCCTTGGCGCGCAGTGTCTGGCTCTTGGAGTCCGCGAAGGTCTTCATGACATAGCGCCGGGCGCTCATGTACGTGCCCTGGTAGGGGCGGTGGGTCCGGCCCGCCTCGCGCACCGGGTGCACCGTCACGACCGGCTGCTCGTCCGTGAACAGGATCCAGTCGCGCTCCTGCTGCGGGAGTTCGCGCCACGGCCGGTCCACGTCGTACCCGAGCGCGTCGAGCACATCGCGGAGGTTCTTGCCCTGCCACGCGCCGGGCCAGGCCGCGATGGCGCCCTCGCGGATTGACAGCGAGGCGTCGGGGACGAGCAGCTCCTCCGAGGTGCGGTGCACGCGGCCGAGGCCGTGGCACTCCGGGCAGGCACCGGCCGCCGTGTTGGGCGAGAAGGCGTCCGAGTCGAGCCGCTCGGCGCCCGCCGGGTAGCGGCCCGCGCGCGAGAACAGCATCCGCAGCGAGTTGGACAGGGTGGTGACCGTGCCGACGGAGGAGCGGGACGTCGGCGCGGAGCGGCGCTGCTGGAGCGAGACGGCGGGCGGCAGACCGGTGATCTCGCCGACCTTCGGCGCGCCCACCTGGTGGATCAGACGCCGGGCGTAGGGGGCGACGGACTCGAAGTACCGCCGCTGCGCCTCGGCGTAGATCGTGCCGAACGCGAGCGACGATTTTCCTGAGCCGGACACGCCCGTGAAGACGGCCAGGACATCGCGCGGAATGTCCACGTCGACGCCCTGCAGATTGTGCTCCCGGGCGCCCCGGACGCGTACGTACGGATCGTGAGGGCTGTGCATGGGCGGGGCTCCGTACGCGGCTCGGGGGCAAACTCCACGATTCTAGTCCGCGTGCTCGGCGTGCTGCCAATCGTGCCGTCACTCGTCGCGCCTCCGCCGATCGGTTATTGCGGAGTGCGTATTTCTGCTTTTCCGGCCACTCGCTCCGGGGCGGCGAATTGCGGATGGACGCTTGCATTTCCGTAATCCGTCGTGTCGGCCTCAGTGTCGGACCGTCCGCAGTTCCCGCGCGGCCGCCGTGTCCG from the Streptomyces venezuelae genome contains:
- a CDS encoding ATP-binding cassette domain-containing protein; the encoded protein is MHSPHDPYVRVRGAREHNLQGVDVDIPRDVLAVFTGVSGSGKSSLAFGTIYAEAQRRYFESVAPYARRLIHQVGAPKVGEITGLPPAVSLQQRRSAPTSRSSVGTVTTLSNSLRMLFSRAGRYPAGAERLDSDAFSPNTAAGACPECHGLGRVHRTSEELLVPDASLSIREGAIAAWPGAWQGKNLRDVLDALGYDVDRPWRELPQQERDWILFTDEQPVVTVHPVREAGRTHRPYQGTYMSARRYVMKTFADSKSQTLRAKAERFLASAPCPACGGSRLRPEAMAVTFAGRTIAELAALPLSELAEALAGAADTSETARVLTEDLLARIATVTELGLGYLSPDRATPTLSAGELQRLRLATQLRSGLFGVVYVLDEPSAGLHPADTEALLTVLDRLKAAGNSVFVVEHHLDVVRHADWLVDVGPQAGEHGGRVLHSGPVAELEGVDESATARFLFDRAAPPVRDVRPAQGWLKVGPVTRHNLRGVTAEIPLGAFTAVTGVSGSGKSTLVGEITEELPGVGRLVCVDQKPIGRTPRSNLATYTGLFDVVRKVFAATDTAKERGYGVGRFSFNVAGGRCETCQGEGFVSVELLFLPSTYAPCPDCAGARYNPETLEVTYQGRNIAEVLDLTVEAAADFFADTPAVIRSLRTLLDVGLGYLRLGQPATELSGGEAQRIKLASELQRVRRGHTLYLLDEPTTGLHPADVEVLTRRLHELVDGGNSVVVVEHDMAVVAGADWVIDLGPGGGDRGGLVVAAGPPAEVARAEGSRTAPYLARARRTLR
- a CDS encoding fumarate reductase/succinate dehydrogenase flavoprotein subunit, with protein sequence MNYSSEYSAYTTGEPVVDTKAPTGPIAERWDTRRFEAKLVNPANRRKQTVIVVGTGLAGGSAGATLAEQGYRVVQFCYQDSPRRAHSIAAQGGINAAKNYRNDGDSVHRLFYDTVKGGDFRARESNVHRLAQISVEIIDQCVAQGVPFAREYGGLLDTRSFGGVQVSRTFYARGQTGQQLLLGAYQALSRQIAAGNVEMHPRTEMLDVIVVDGRARGIVARDLITGKIDTYFADAVVLASGGYGNVFYLSTNAMNSNATAVWRAHRRGAYFANPCFTQIHPTCIPRTGDHQSKLTLMSESLRNDGRIWVPKAKGDDRPAAEIPEDERDYYLERIYPSFGNLVPRDIASRAAKNVCDEGRGVGPGGQGVYLDFADAIQRMGKKKVEEKYGNLFDMYERITAENPFEVPMRIYPAVHYTMGGLWVDYDLQTTVPGLFAIGEANFSDHGANRLGASALMQGLADGYFVLPSTINDYLARNPHKDEVSDDHPVVQEVLAETEDRLNLLLSVDGDRTPDSFHRELGEVMWEFCGMARTESGLRKALERIPQIREEFWRRIKVPGTGEEFNQSLEKANRIVDYLELAELMCLDALHRAESCGGHFREESQTPDGEAARVDEEFSYAAAWEFTDTGAAPVLHKEDLVFEYVHPTQRSYA
- a CDS encoding succinate dehydrogenase/fumarate reductase iron-sulfur subunit, whose product is MKLTLRVWRQKNADADGAMSTYEVDGISSDMSFLEMLDTLNEELIVKGEDPVAFDHDCREGICGACSLVINGDAHGPERTTTCQLHMRSFEDGDTIDIEPWRASAFPVVKDLVVDRSAFDRIIQSGGYISAPTGSAPEAHAAPVPKPDADSAFEHAECIGCGACVAACPNGSAMLFTSAKVNHLNVLPQGAPERETRVLDMVAQMDAEGFGGCTLAGECATACPKGIPLPSIAAMNKEWLRATRKVSR